The genomic window GATTGGATCTACATAATATAACCAATATCATATGAATTTCAAAACCATTTTAGAAGTTAATATTTGTCTTATGACAATAAAAGTTATATATAAGTAATTGTGCAACATTGTAACTATGTTGATATTCAAACATACCAAAGATGAAGTAATCAAgacttttatttgtaacaaacTCATAAATAAGCAGCCTTTCAGTCCCTTCTAAACTGAAACCAAGTAGTCTAACTAAATTTCGATGTTGAAGCTTGGCTACTAAtagtacttcatttttaaattccacaTCTCCTTGGCTGGAATCTTTTAACAATCTTTTGACAGCAATCATTTGTCCATTAGGTAGTTTACCCTAAAATGTAATAATTTAAAggttagtaattttttttaacgatAATTAGGTGATAttctaataaataaaagatagcTATCTTACCCGATAAACAACTCCAAATCCACCTTGCCCAAGTTTATTAGAGTCGGAGAAGTCACTTGTAGCAACTCGAATGGTATCAAAGTTAAATTGAAATGACTCAACAATTGAaatttcatcttcatcttcatctccaTCTCCATCATCATATTCTCCATTACCAGCTTCAGGTACAACCAAATAAAATGAACATGTTAGTTTTTCACGTACAACCAATTGCTATTATTATAAATGTAACAgaagtacaaaataaaatttaggtgaaaatattttaaaaattgtaaaagtaattttttggcaaaaataatCTGAAGAAAAatcttactccctccgtcccaaaatataagcaaaagtgggtcaaagaaacttgatgtatttggttaaagatttggaacaaatacattcacttttgttgaccaatttttgcttatattttgggacgaagggagtatacTAGTTAGACTTTTGGTCGACTcatttaaaaatcataaaaattgatTGTTTAATCTCAAACTAGTACTAGACTTTTTGTTATCCGACACACTTGTGACAGTAATCCATGCTTTAAATAAATTTCACTTTATTTATGTTAGAGATCCATGCTTTAAATAACTTGTGACAGTAATCCATGCTTTAAATAAATCAGACATACCTTCAACCATTTGTTTTAGCTTTCTGAATCTTAAATAGATGCATATAAAAATGAGGAACAAAAACACAGTAGCAACTGGCACTGCAGTGGCGATGACAGTTCGGATTTTGTTGTGTCCTGCACAAATTTAAATCCTTAGTGTTATTGTAAAAAGACTTTTCTATATTACTTTCTACAATTTGTTTTCTTATTCATGGCTTTCGTTTGAAGCGTAATATAGCGCGTTATTGGAAAAAGACTTTTCTTAAAATAGATAAACATAACAATTAGTTAGGTACCTGAGGAAGTGCTATTGGTAGTGGATGGTGAAGTTGGTAGCGACGGTGGTTCAGGAGGAGTTGCATTTGGATCTAACACAATCGTCGAATTGAAGAAGCGATAAGGATCAAATCTTATACGACAACTTGGTTTAAGAATATTTCCTCCCATCTTCCCATTACAACAGAGTGGGATTTCGGAAATTGTCTGAAGCAAGCAATCATTGCATTGTTGCGATGATAAATCCGGCATACAAAGCACATAACCGTATATGATTCCGAAATTTCCATCACTAACACTATGAGCATCATATTTACGACGAGAATCACCTGATGCAGCTTTTTCTGTTAAATTTGTCATCAAGTTACTCAATGCTTCTTCATACTGATCTGCATCACTTGCATCCCTagtcaaaatcaaatattttgtagGACTAGTTTCCACGATCCCAAAAATCGAGCGATTTGAGTACCACAAAGTATTATCACCACCCCACACAATTGCCTCTTTTTGGTTTGGACACTGCTCTCTGAGATAGCCAATGGAATTGTTTAGGTTTCTACGACAATCATTTGGCTCAACATCTCCACGACACACCCCAATGGCGTATGCTTTGTCGGGGTCTTGGCCATATGAGAAATTGTAGAAACCGTAGTTAATTTCTGTATGGGAAGAGAAACTGGATAAAACGGTTTTAAGGTTGTTGTCATAGATGCTATTGGTTGTGTAGTTTCCTCTACTGTTATCACAGGAAAACTCATCACCTGCTTTGGCTTGGGATACAattatagaaaacaaaaaacagtGAAAGAGAAACAGAGccattgcaaaataattttgtttgaagTATCAAAATGTACAAGATTTAAGGAATGGTGGGAAGGAGTACTATGTAATATAAAGGTAGGTGGGGGAGGGGTTAGATTCTTGAGTTGACTGACCATAAACTTTTACTACAATACTATTCAATTCATTCATGCAAATTAGTATGGTGTTGATTTGTgtatatatctttttgaattCAAACGTTGGAATTAATGGGGAGATGCAACGTTATGAACCAATTAACAAGGCAACACGGCCAAACACCCACCATCAAGAAAAAGTGTTATGTTAGTGCTCTTGACCAGGGACGAAGCTAGTAGGGGATCAGCAGAGCGCACGGTCCCCCTAaaccttttttaattttttttatacgagtatcttattatattattggtttaatttcacttttggTCTCCCTATCTTGTTAAACTCACGAAATTGGTctacttttttaatttaacatTATGGACTCTATCTATACCTTTGTTGTAAATTTAATCTTGGCGAATGTCTTCTCccttaaaaatgatattttttgtaccaaaaagtTGCAATTTTCATGGAAAAATGCATTAGTTGAGaacaaaattacaataaatgtGAAAATTGAGATGCAAAAAGTTCGATTTAAAAAAAGTGGTATAAATAAAATGCAGATTCACAATATtaactttaaatttattttatagtttcttatatatgttatgcttttaaattttagtttttttttactaaattatactttAAATTCGGCCCCCTCAAAACTTAATTTCTAGCTCTGTCCTTGTTCTTGACACACTTTTACTTTTATAACTCAGGcagatatataataatataataaaagtcaaaatatatataatgcacaattttttttcttctttttttatctcTTAATTCTGCATCTAGCTAGAAATGGAATAtaaattttgaccaaaaaaaaaacagaaagaaaagaaagaaatggaCTATAACATAAAGTTAGAAaatgagataaataaaatttgacaaaaaattgtttaaacTAGCGAGTGTGTAAAAACGCAAAATTTGGAAAAGCACAATTCACACTTAAAGTAGCGAAATGTGtttatctaatatttttttttgtggacgTGACGGGTGCAAACATTAAGGTTAGGATAAAAACTGTCGTTCACTATTTAAGGTGTGAATTGAGTTTGCAACTTAAATAGCAAATGGGCTATCTTGGGAAATTCGCAAGGCGCACGAGAACTTATGGGCGCGAAAAGAAATTCTCTTTAGTTTTAGTTCAATGTGTTGATCCAACTCAGTAAAATTCTCCCTTATAACCCAACATGGACTTGTTACCATATTaactttgaaatttatttttgttttggtataACAGCTTGGAAATTGTTTTGCAGGCGCTGCGGAGTTGATTGTGTTTTGTTTGGGTGCTGCTGTTGTATTTTGTTCTACCGTGTGAGCTTggtttattgtgtttttttgtttctgtCATGCACAGACAGACTGCTTCAAAGGCAAAATCTTGTCTTTGGTGAATACATTTCTCTGGTGGGGctaatgcattttttttcttctaattacgtgatttgaattttcttgcGTTTCTATAGCTATGGACCACTTTTCATGGGCAAAATTTAGGTGCAATATTTTCTTAGATATTCTTTTTGTATGGCTATTAACTTAGAATACACTTTGAGATAATGGTATATTTTATTACTACATTTAGTCTattattatgaattatgaattttgaGTTGAACTCCACAATATAACCTCGATGTTTGATCGCACGATACTCCAAATACTCCAAATTTAATTAGCTATCAACTCATCATTACTTGGTTAATTAGCCATCAAATCATAAACGCTGATAGAAGAAAATAATAGaatgattaaaataatttatgtctTTCATTTTCAAAGAGGTTTTTGTTTATTCTCAAATTTCAGAGAGATccacttttataattttacagAACAATTTAGTGATTTACTCTGGAAAAAATACAGGTGAATACACTACCGAATGATATCTACTGGTAGAATATACACAACCAGGAGATATATATCTTTCGGTGGGATAGGGAGATTCTGAGTAGTTCGGGGGGGAGAACAATTACGATGAATATAATTATCACCCTTATGAACAAAATCTAGCGAGGGTATGGATCGGTATTTGAAGCCGTGTTCTTTGATTCACTTGAAGTTGTTGAATCTATATGTCCAGCCCATAACTGCATATCATGTAGGCTTCTAGTTCCACTTCCATAAAAATATGCAGGTTTTGAAGGTATTGAGAGAGTGAGAGAATTACTATTAAGCATGAGTGCAACAGAAGCCATGGTTGGTCTCTCAACTACGTTTTCTTGAATACAAAGTAAACCAATATGGATGCATCTCATTATTTCATTTGCTGAAACATTGTTTAATGATGGATCTATAATACTTATAGCTTTCCCTTCTCTCCAGCTTCTCCACACCTGCTCAAGTGCAAATAACAGAAATAAAATTAGGTCACCAATCAATTTCCACAATATTATTTGAATCATGTAATGTTCTAGTCTATCTATCACTTACATAGCTCAATAGATACTCTGCATCATTTCCATGACCAATATTTGTGCTATTTTTATGGCCAGTTATAATCTCAAGAATCAGTACTCCAAAACTAAAGACATCTGATTTTACCGAAAATTGTCCATGCATTGCATACTCAGGTGCCATATATCCACTGTATGCCAATATAGACAAGGTTAGTTGGTAAAactatatatgatattttactTATAGTTGATTAGAATTAACGACAGTAGTATATGCTCAAACATATTCAAAAACTTACTAAGTTCCAACAATTCTATTTGTATTTCCTTGAGTTTGATCTATAACAAACAATCTTGCCAATCCAAAATCGGCTATCTTAGGATTCATCTCATTGTCTAAGAGAATATTGCTTGCTTTGATATCACGATGTATAATTCGTAGGCGAGAATCCTCATGAAGATAAAGAAGACCTCGAGCAATTCCTCTTATAATATCATAACGCTTTTCCCAATTCAACTTTGCTTTCCTGGTTGCATCTACATATTTAACCAAGATCATATGAGTTTCAAATTTGTTTTAGTAGTTAGTATTTGTCTTATAAGTAATTGTACATCATACTATGTTGATATTCAAAAAACATACCAAAAATGAAGTAATCAAgacttttatttgtaacaaattcataaataagcaGCCTTTCACTCCCTTCTAAACTGAAACCAAGTAGTCTAACTAAATTTCGATGTTGAAGCTTGGCTACTAAtagtacttcatttttaaattccacaTCTCCTTGGCTGGAATCTTTTAACAATCTTTTGACAGCAATCATTTGTCCATCAGGTAGTTTACCCtgaaatatatcaatttttaagcatagtaattttttttttacgataataTTTCGTAAAAggtaatatttttataaataaaaaaatagttatctTACTCGATAAACAACTCCAAATCCACCTTGCCCAAGTTTATTAGAATCGGAGAAGTCACTTGTAGCAACTCGTATAGTATCAAAGTTAAATTGAAATGACTCAACAATTGTAATTTCATCTTCATCTCCATCATCATTTTCTCCATTATTAGCTTCACATACAACCGATTAAGACGAAcgtgttagtttttttatatatgataattCATAATTGCTATAAATGTAATAACTCTTTAATTTTATCCGTTCAAATTGTTAGACTTTGATTATAATAACTTATGACAGTAATCCATGCTTAAATAAACCAGACATACCTTCAAACATTTGTTTAAGCTTTCTGAATCTTAAATAGATGCAAATAAAAATGAGGAACAAAACCACAATAGCAACTGGAACTGCAGTGGCGATGACAGTTCGGATTTTGTTGTGTCCTGCACAAATTTAAATCCTGAAGTGTTAcattctcattttcaatattCAATAGTACAATTTTCTATTTTACATTCTACAATTTTGTTGTCTTATTCATGGCTTTCGCTAGATTCGTGTAATATAGCGATATTGGAAAACGACTTTTCTTAAAATAGATAAACTTAACAATTAATTAGTACCTGTAGAAGTGCTATTGGTGGTGGATGGAGAAGGTGGTAGTGACGATGGTTTAGGAGGAGTTGCATTTGAATCTAACACAATCGTCGGATTGAAGAAGCGATAAGGATCAAATCTAATACGACAACTTGGTTTAAGGATATTTCCTCCCATCTTCCCATTACAACATTCTGGAATTTCCAAAACTGTCTGAGCCAAACAATCATTGCATTGTTGCGATGACAAATCCGGCATACAAAGAGCATACCCATATATGGTTGCAAAATTTGCAGGATCACTAACACTATCAGCATCATATTTACGACGAGAATCACCTGATGCAGCTTTTTCTGTTAAATTTGTCATCAAGTTACTCAATGCTTCTTTATACCGTTCTGCATCACTTGCATTCCTTTCATAAATCAAATATTGTGTAGGACTAGTTTCAACGATCCCAAAAATCGAGCGATTTGAATACCATAAAGTGAAGTCACCACCCCAGACAATTGCTTCTTTTTGATTTGGACACTGTTGTCTGAGATAAACAAAGGAATTGTTTATGTTTGTAAGGCACTGAGTTGTGTTAAGATCTCCGCGACACAATCCAATGGCGTATGCTTTGTTGGGGTCTTGACCATATGAGAAATTGTAGAAACCATAGTTAATTTGTTTATGGGAAGAGAAACTGGATAAAACGGTTTTAAGGTTGTTGTCGTAGGCGCTATCGGTTGTGTAGTTTCCTCTATTGTTATCACAGGATACAGGATCACCTGCT from Trifolium pratense cultivar HEN17-A07 linkage group LG1, ARS_RC_1.1, whole genome shotgun sequence includes these protein-coding regions:
- the LOC123882232 gene encoding cysteine-rich receptor-like protein kinase 29 isoform X2, coding for MALFLFHCFLFSIIVSQAKAGDEFSCDNSRGNYTTNSIYDNNLKTVLSSFSSHTEINYGFYNFSYGQDPDKAYAIGVCRGDVEPNDCRRNLNNSIGYLREQCPNQKEAIVWGGDNTLWYSNRSIFGIVETSPTKYLILTRDASDADQYEEALSNLMTNLTEKAASGDSRRKYDAHSVSDGNFGIIYGYVLCMPDLSSQQCNDCLLQTISEIPLCCNGKMGGNILKPSCRIRFDPYRFFNSTIVLDPNATPPEPPSLPTSPSTTNSTSSGHNKIRTVIATAVPVATVFLFLIFICIYLRFRKLKQMVEAGNGEYDDGDGDEDEDEISIVESFQFNFDTIRVATSDFSDSNKLGQGGFGVVYRGKLPNGQMIAVKRLLKDSSQGDVEFKNEVLLVAKLQHRNLVRLLGFSLEGTERLLIYEFVTNKSLDYFIFDPIRKAQLNWQKRYDIIRGIARGLLYLHEDSRLRIIHRDIKASNILLDNEMNPKIADFGLARLFVIDQTQGNTNRIVGTYGYMAPEYAMHGQFSVKSDVFSFGVLILEIITGHKNSTNIGHGNDAEYLLSYVWKSWRERKAINTIDPSLNNVSANEIMRCIHIGLLCIQENVVERPTMASVALMLNSNSLTLSIPSKPAYFYGSGTRSLQDMQLWAGHIDSTTSSESKNTASNTDPYPR
- the LOC123882232 gene encoding cysteine-rich receptor-like protein kinase 26 isoform X1; this translates as MALFLFLCFLFSIIVSQAKAGDPVSCDNNRGNYTTDSAYDNNLKTVLSSFSSHKQINYGFYNFSYGQDPNKAYAIGLCRGDLNTTQCLTNINNSFVYLRQQCPNQKEAIVWGGDFTLWYSNRSIFGIVETSPTQYLIYERNASDAERYKEALSNLMTNLTEKAASGDSRRKYDADSVSDPANFATIYGYALCMPDLSSQQCNDCLAQTVLEIPECCNGKMGGNILKPSCRIRFDPYRFFNPTIVLDSNATPPKPSSLPPSPSTTNSTSTGHNKIRTVIATAVPVATVFLFLIFICIYLRFRKLKQMVEAGNGEYDDGDGDEDEDEISIVESFQFNFDTIRVATSDFSDSNKLGQGGFGVVYRGKLPNGQMIAVKRLLKDSSQGDVEFKNEVLLVAKLQHRNLVRLLGFSLEGTERLLIYEFVTNKSLDYFIFDPIRKAQLNWQKRYDIIRGIARGLLYLHEDSRLRIIHRDIKASNILLDNEMNPKIADFGLARLFVIDQTQGNTNRIVGTYGYMAPEYAMHGQFSVKSDVFSFGVLILEIITGHKNSTNIGHGNDAEYLLSYVWKSWRERKAINTIDPSLNNVSANEIMRCIHIGLLCIQENVVERPTMASVALMLNSNSLTLSIPSKPAYFYGSGTRSLQDMQLWAGHIDSTTSSESKNTASNTDPYPR
- the LOC123882232 gene encoding cysteine-rich receptor-like protein kinase 29 isoform X3 gives rise to the protein MALFLFLCFLFSIIVSQAKAGDPVSCDNNRGNYTTDSAYDNNLKTVLSSFSSHKQINYGFYNFSYGQDPNKAYAIGLCRGDLNTTQCLTNINNSFVYLRQQCPNQKEAIVWGGDFTLWYSNRSIFGIVETSPTQYLIYERNASDAERYKEALSNLMTNLTEKAASGDSRRKYDADSVSDPANFATIYGYALCMPDLSSQQCNDCLAQTVLEIPECCNGKMGGNILKPSCRIRFDPYRFFNPTIVLDSNATPPKPSSLPPSPSTTNSTSTGHNKIRTVIATAVPVAIVVLFLIFICIYLRFRKLKQMFEANNGENDDGDEDEITIVESFQFNFDTIRVATSDFSDSNKLGQGGFGVVYRGKLPDGQMIAVKRLLKDSSQGDVEFKNEVLLVAKLQHRNLVRLLGFSLEGSERLLIYEFVTNKSLDYFIFDATRKAKLNWEKRYDIIRGIARGLLYLHEDSRLRIIHRDIKASNILLDNEMNPKIADFGLARLFVIDQTQGNTNRIVGTYGYMAPEYAMHGQFSVKSDVFSFGVLILEIITGHKNSTNIGHGNDAEYLLSYVWRSWREGKAISIIDPSLNNVSANEIMRCIHIGLLCIQENVVERPTMASVALMLNSNSLTLSIPSKPAYFYGSGTRSLHDMQLWAGHIDSTTSSESKNTASNTDPYPR